One part of the Janthinobacterium sp. 17J80-10 genome encodes these proteins:
- a CDS encoding DUF748 domain-containing protein, whose amino-acid sequence MTDTVASPGKRIAAVARKPVVLRSILGFFVFVVLFGLFGYFILPGIIKSQAEQLISEKLQRAASIGKVEVSPFDMALTVRDFKLMEPQGDVVFASFDALSVNLSAQSLWRLAPVVQAVRLDKPYLRLVRTAPHQYNIDDLLALAGKQETPEKPGEPARFSVYNIQLEGGRIAFEDKPSGASHHVSALNIGLPFISSLHSQVDIFVEPLLSAKVNGTPLLFKGKARPFADNREAVLDLNLDGLDLTRFVDYLPFKPAFKLASAQLETRLSASFLQPHDQPPSLTLSGVAAVKSLRLTAPDGKTFFKLPELSVTLERAPVLGRHFEVARVALKGLEAEVTRDRQGRLDLQRLLAVSAPAPSPAEARANAARPDAPAVAAAAQSPAQSAAPSVMLGELQISGAMLRYTDQKPASPLAAGIEKFDATLRKLQLDTGKKSVSIGEVVSGSASLQLRHDKPEASAQPAAATPPAAQAPASGKPEAGYVVNVGRVAIENWTARLEDRAHPQASVTQLAPIGLTVTGFSTAPETRAQVDLKAAVNRSGKLALDGTLGLLPLHADFKLDMKEVDLLPLQPYVTEQVNLLLTRASLSGKGALQLDQGSDGQLRGGFKGEASLGNLTTVDKLSGSDFLRWKTLYFGGVDMRLQPFSLAVDQVALSDFFARIIIDPSGRINLQDIVRSHAGDRKSLTEEKARAAGAPATARTTPAEPVREASAKAEKAEIAAASAPPAKAGKAPPVRIGKLTLQGGRVRFTDNFIKPNYSASLMDIGGVVSGLSSDPASSATVDLRGQVNSAPLTVAGRINPLRGDLTMDLQGKVRDMELAPLSPYSGRYVGYGIEKGKLSFDVTYKIDNRKLTAENRLILDQLTFGDKVDSPDAPSLPVQLAVALLRDRNGVIDINLPIAGSLDDPQFSMGGIIVKVIVNVITKAVTAPFALLGSLFGGGEELSYLEFEAGRAAIPAAGEAKLKSLAKALAERPALKLDITAHAGADAEIEGMKRAAIDRKVRALKLKNLVARGESAPEAGVVVKPEEYAALLARVYKDEPFPKPRNVIGLQKDLPVAEMEKLIIANTKIDADDLVALGNRRAQAVKDWLLKNGQIPGERVFILATKSGTSEGKGDSKASPSRVDFSLK is encoded by the coding sequence ATGACCGATACAGTTGCATCACCCGGCAAGCGCATTGCCGCCGTCGCCCGCAAACCCGTAGTACTGCGTTCCATCCTGGGTTTCTTTGTCTTTGTGGTGCTGTTCGGCTTGTTCGGCTATTTCATCCTGCCCGGCATCATCAAGTCGCAGGCAGAACAACTGATATCGGAAAAGCTGCAGCGCGCCGCCAGTATCGGCAAGGTCGAGGTCAGCCCCTTCGACATGGCGCTCACCGTGCGCGACTTCAAGTTGATGGAGCCGCAGGGCGATGTCGTGTTCGCCAGTTTCGATGCCCTGAGCGTCAACCTGTCGGCGCAGTCGCTGTGGCGGCTGGCGCCTGTCGTGCAGGCGGTGCGCCTGGACAAGCCTTACCTGCGCCTTGTGCGCACCGCCCCGCACCAATACAACATCGACGACCTGCTGGCGCTCGCCGGCAAGCAGGAAACCCCGGAAAAACCGGGCGAGCCGGCACGGTTTTCCGTTTATAACATCCAGCTCGAAGGCGGCCGCATCGCCTTCGAGGACAAGCCCAGCGGCGCCAGCCACCATGTCAGCGCGCTCAATATCGGCCTGCCGTTCATCTCGTCGCTGCATAGCCAGGTCGACATCTTTGTCGAGCCGCTCCTGAGCGCCAAAGTCAATGGCACGCCGCTGCTGTTCAAGGGCAAGGCCAGGCCGTTCGCCGATAACCGCGAAGCGGTGCTGGATTTGAACCTGGATGGCCTCGACCTGACGCGGTTTGTCGATTACCTGCCCTTCAAGCCGGCATTCAAGCTGGCCAGCGCGCAGCTCGAAACGCGCCTTTCCGCCAGCTTCCTGCAGCCGCACGACCAGCCGCCGTCGCTGACGCTGTCCGGCGTGGCGGCGGTGAAGTCGCTGCGCCTGACGGCGCCCGATGGCAAGACTTTTTTCAAGCTGCCGGAATTGAGCGTAACGCTGGAGCGCGCGCCGGTCCTCGGACGCCATTTCGAAGTGGCGCGGGTGGCGCTCAAGGGCCTGGAAGCGGAGGTGACGCGCGACCGCCAGGGGCGCCTTGACCTGCAGCGCCTGCTGGCGGTTTCCGCGCCAGCGCCTTCGCCTGCCGAAGCCCGCGCCAATGCCGCCAGGCCCGATGCGCCGGCCGTCGCAGCCGCTGCGCAATCTCCAGCCCAATCGGCAGCGCCAAGCGTGATGCTGGGCGAACTGCAGATCAGCGGTGCGATGCTGCGCTACACCGACCAGAAGCCCGCTTCGCCGCTGGCCGCAGGCATCGAAAAATTCGATGCGACCCTGCGCAAGCTCCAGCTGGACACCGGCAAAAAAAGCGTCAGCATTGGTGAAGTGGTGTCCGGCAGCGCCAGCCTTCAGTTGCGGCACGACAAGCCTGAAGCGTCCGCGCAGCCTGCTGCGGCCACCCCGCCTGCGGCGCAAGCGCCGGCATCAGGCAAGCCTGAGGCCGGCTATGTCGTCAACGTCGGGCGCGTCGCCATCGAGAACTGGACGGCGCGCCTGGAAGACCGCGCGCACCCGCAAGCCTCAGTGACGCAACTGGCGCCGATCGGCTTGACCGTGACCGGTTTTTCCACGGCGCCCGAGACGCGCGCGCAAGTTGACCTGAAGGCAGCCGTCAATCGCAGCGGCAAGCTGGCGCTCGACGGCACGCTGGGCCTGCTGCCCCTGCATGCCGACTTCAAGCTGGACATGAAGGAAGTCGACCTGCTGCCGCTGCAGCCGTATGTCACCGAGCAGGTCAACCTCTTGCTGACGCGCGCAAGCCTGAGCGGCAAGGGCGCGCTGCAACTGGATCAGGGCAGCGACGGCCAATTGCGCGGCGGCTTCAAGGGCGAGGCGAGCCTGGGCAACCTGACGACCGTGGACAAGTTAAGCGGCAGTGATTTCCTGCGCTGGAAAACGCTTTACTTTGGCGGCGTCGACATGCGCCTGCAACCGTTTTCGCTGGCTGTCGACCAGGTCGCGCTGAGCGATTTTTTTGCCCGCATCATCATCGACCCCAGCGGCCGCATCAATCTGCAGGATATCGTGCGCAGCCATGCCGGTGACCGCAAGAGCCTGACCGAGGAAAAAGCCCGCGCCGCAGGGGCGCCGGCCACGGCCAGGACGACACCAGCCGAGCCGGTGCGGGAGGCGAGCGCAAAAGCAGAAAAGGCGGAAATAGCAGCCGCGTCGGCACCACCCGCCAAAGCGGGCAAGGCGCCGCCGGTCAGGATCGGCAAACTCACCTTGCAGGGCGGGCGCGTGCGCTTCACCGACAATTTCATCAAACCCAATTACAGCGCCAGCCTGATGGATATCGGCGGCGTCGTCAGCGGCCTGTCGTCGGACCCGGCCAGCAGCGCCACGGTCGACTTGCGCGGCCAGGTCAACAGCGCGCCGCTGACGGTGGCCGGGCGCATCAACCCCTTGCGCGGCGACCTCACCATGGACTTGCAGGGCAAGGTGCGCGACATGGAACTGGCGCCGCTGTCGCCGTATTCCGGTCGGTATGTCGGCTACGGCATCGAGAAGGGCAAGCTGTCCTTCGATGTCACCTACAAGATCGACAATCGCAAGCTCACCGCTGAAAATCGCCTGATCCTCGACCAGCTTACTTTCGGCGACAAGGTCGACAGCCCCGACGCCCCCAGCCTGCCGGTCCAACTGGCCGTGGCGCTCTTGCGCGACCGCAACGGCGTCATCGACATCAACCTGCCGATTGCAGGTTCGCTCGACGATCCGCAGTTCTCTATGGGCGGCATCATCGTCAAGGTAATCGTCAATGTCATCACCAAGGCGGTTACGGCGCCATTTGCACTGCTGGGCTCGCTGTTCGGCGGCGGCGAAGAATTGTCTTACCTGGAATTCGAGGCTGGGCGAGCGGCCATTCCGGCGGCCGGCGAAGCCAAGCTCAAGTCGCTGGCCAAGGCGCTGGCAGAGCGGCCGGCACTGAAGCTGGACATTACCGCCCATGCCGGCGCCGATGCCGAGATTGAAGGCATGAAACGCGCGGCGATCGATCGCAAGGTGCGTGCGCTTAAATTGAAGAACCTGGTGGCGCGCGGCGAATCGGCGCCGGAAGCCGGCGTGGTCGTCAAGCCCGAGGAATATGCGGCCTTGCTCGCCAGGGTTTACAAGGATGAACCGTTTCCCAAGCCGCGAAACGTGATCGGCCTGCAAAAGGACTTGCCGGTGGCAGAGATGGAAAAGCTCATCATCGCCAATACCAAAATCGATGCCGACGACCTGGTTGCCCTGGGCAACCGGCGCGCCCAGGCAGTCAAGGACTGGCTGCTGAAAAATGGCCAGATACCCGGCGAGCGGGTTTTTATTCTGGCCACCAAGTCCGGCACGTCTGAAGGCAAGGGCGACAGCAAGGCCAGCCCCAGCCGCGTGGACTTCTCGCTGAAATAA
- a CDS encoding Lrp/AsnC family transcriptional regulator — protein sequence MDELLLDDLDRRILNALQEDASRTNNELAALVHASPPTCLRRVKRLLEAGIIERQVALVDAGKVGAGLTAIVEITLDHQGAERMDEFEALAAREAAVMQCYRVSPGPDFVLVVQVADMPAYHALAHRLFAAHANVRNVRSFFSIHRSKFATRIAL from the coding sequence ATGGACGAATTGCTACTGGATGACCTCGACCGCCGTATCCTGAACGCCCTGCAGGAAGATGCCTCGCGCACCAACAATGAGCTGGCAGCGCTGGTGCACGCCTCGCCGCCGACTTGCCTGCGGCGCGTCAAACGCCTGCTCGAGGCCGGCATCATCGAGCGCCAGGTGGCCCTGGTCGATGCCGGCAAGGTCGGTGCGGGACTGACCGCCATCGTCGAAATCACGCTGGACCACCAGGGCGCCGAACGCATGGATGAGTTCGAGGCGCTGGCGGCACGCGAGGCGGCGGTCATGCAATGCTATCGCGTCTCGCCTGGACCGGATTTCGTGCTGGTGGTGCAGGTGGCCGACATGCCGGCCTACCACGCCCTGGCGCACCGCCTGTTTGCCGCGCATGCCAACGTGCGCAATGTGCGCAGTTTTTTTTCCATCCACCGCAGCAAGTTCGCCACCCGCATTGCTCTCTGA
- the glmS gene encoding glutamine--fructose-6-phosphate transaminase (isomerizing), with translation MCGIVGAVAQRNITPILLQGLKRLEYRGYDSCGVALHVDGMLKRSRSTSRVAELESQVETTGLAGFTGIAHTRWATHGAPASHNAHPHFSRERIALVHNGIIENHDELRAELTAAGYVFESQTDTEVIAHLIDQMYTGDLFETVQQAVKRLHGAYAIAVFCRDEPHRVIGARQGSPLIVGVGEGENFLASDAMALAGVTDQIIYLEEGDVVDLQLQRCWVVDVNGKPATREVRTVHAHSGAAELGPYRHYMQKEIFEQPRAIGDTLEGVTGIMPELFGDKAYKIFKNIDSVLILACGTSYYAGLTAKYWIESIAQIPVNVEIASEYRYRDSVPNPNALVVTISQSGETADTLAALKHARSMDMVHTLTICNVSTSAMVRECELSYITRAGVEVGVASTKAFTTQLVALFLLSLTLAQVRGRLSDEQEADYVKQLRHLPVAIAAVLALEPQIIAWAEEFARKENALFLGRGLHYPIALEGALKLKEISYIHAEAYPAGELKHGPLALVTEEMPVVTIAPNDALIEKLKSNMQEVRARGGQLYVFADADSKITSSDGLHVIRLPEHYGKLSPILHVISLQLLAYHTALARGTDVDKPRNLAKSVTVE, from the coding sequence ATGTGCGGCATCGTCGGCGCAGTAGCGCAACGCAATATCACGCCCATCCTCCTGCAAGGCCTGAAACGCCTCGAGTACCGCGGCTATGATTCCTGCGGCGTCGCGCTGCACGTCGATGGCATGCTCAAGCGTTCGCGCAGCACGTCCCGCGTGGCCGAACTGGAGTCCCAGGTCGAAACTACCGGCCTGGCCGGCTTCACCGGCATTGCCCACACACGCTGGGCCACGCATGGCGCGCCGGCGTCACACAATGCCCATCCGCATTTTTCGCGCGAGCGCATCGCCCTGGTCCACAACGGCATCATTGAAAACCACGATGAATTGCGCGCCGAACTGACTGCAGCCGGCTATGTCTTCGAGAGCCAGACCGATACCGAAGTCATTGCCCACCTGATCGACCAGATGTATACCGGCGACTTGTTCGAAACGGTCCAGCAGGCAGTCAAGCGCCTGCATGGCGCCTATGCGATTGCCGTGTTTTGCCGCGACGAGCCGCACCGCGTGATCGGCGCGCGCCAGGGTTCGCCCCTGATCGTCGGCGTCGGCGAAGGCGAGAATTTCCTGGCGTCGGACGCCATGGCACTGGCCGGCGTCACCGACCAGATCATCTACCTCGAAGAAGGCGACGTGGTCGACCTGCAGCTGCAGCGCTGCTGGGTGGTCGACGTCAACGGCAAGCCAGCCACGCGTGAAGTGCGCACGGTGCACGCGCACTCCGGCGCCGCAGAGCTGGGGCCGTACCGTCATTACATGCAAAAGGAAATCTTCGAGCAGCCTCGCGCCATCGGCGACACCCTGGAGGGCGTGACCGGCATCATGCCGGAACTCTTCGGCGACAAGGCTTACAAGATTTTCAAGAACATCGATTCCGTGCTGATCCTGGCGTGCGGCACCAGCTATTACGCCGGGCTCACGGCAAAATACTGGATCGAATCGATCGCGCAAATTCCGGTGAATGTCGAGATCGCCAGCGAATACCGCTATCGCGACAGCGTACCGAATCCGAATGCCCTGGTGGTGACCATTTCGCAAAGCGGCGAAACCGCCGATACCCTGGCGGCCCTGAAGCATGCGCGCTCGATGGACATGGTCCATACGCTAACGATCTGCAACGTTTCCACCAGCGCCATGGTGCGCGAGTGCGAGCTGTCCTACATTACCCGCGCGGGCGTGGAAGTGGGCGTTGCCTCGACCAAGGCGTTCACCACGCAACTGGTGGCCTTGTTCCTGCTGTCACTGACGCTGGCGCAGGTGCGCGGCCGTCTCTCCGACGAACAGGAAGCTGACTACGTCAAGCAGCTGCGCCATCTGCCGGTGGCAATCGCTGCGGTGCTGGCGCTCGAGCCCCAGATCATCGCCTGGGCGGAAGAATTCGCGCGCAAGGAAAATGCCCTGTTCCTCGGGCGCGGCCTGCATTACCCGATCGCGCTGGAAGGCGCGCTGAAGCTCAAGGAAATCTCGTATATCCACGCCGAGGCTTATCCGGCCGGCGAACTGAAGCACGGCCCGCTGGCCCTGGTGACCGAGGAAATGCCGGTGGTGACAATCGCGCCGAACGATGCGCTGATCGAAAAGCTGAAGTCCAACATGCAGGAAGTGCGTGCACGCGGCGGCCAACTGTACGTGTTTGCCGATGCGGATTCGAAGATTACTTCCAGCGACGGCTTGCATGTGATTCGCCTGCCGGAACACTACGGCAAGCTGTCGCCGATCCTGCATGTGATTTCACTGCAGTTGCTGGCGTATCACACAGCACTAGCGCGGGGGACGGATGTGGACAAGCCGAGGAACCTGGCCAAGAGCGTGACGGTCGAGTGA
- a CDS encoding LysR family transcriptional regulator encodes MMLNVDTLIAFITVIDAGSFSAAAERLGQTPSGISRTISRLESQLGMALMTRTTRRLDLTEEGEWLLGRARSILSDLQDVEERLAARLAQPSGLVRVNAATPVLDHLVAPLAADFLDAYPLVRLELVSGETVIDLIEERADMAIRIGPLADSTLNARRLGTSRLRLLASPGYLARHGTPDGMDMLSRHRLLGFTVPTSLNIWPLPQEGGDGLPVQPAIAASSGETLRHLALANAGIVCLADFLTHNDVSSGRLIPILEAVTLPWTQPVWAVFYKQGALAPRIAALVDFLAQRLACGILGE; translated from the coding sequence ATAATGTTGAATGTTGATACGCTGATTGCCTTTATTACCGTGATCGATGCCGGCTCGTTTTCAGCTGCAGCTGAGCGGCTCGGCCAAACCCCCTCAGGCATCAGCCGAACCATTTCACGTCTGGAATCGCAACTGGGCATGGCCCTGATGACGCGAACCACGCGTCGACTGGATTTGACGGAAGAGGGGGAATGGCTGCTCGGACGGGCGCGAAGCATTCTCTCCGACTTGCAGGATGTCGAAGAACGCCTGGCTGCACGCCTTGCGCAGCCTTCCGGCCTGGTGCGTGTGAACGCTGCCACGCCGGTGCTGGATCATTTGGTGGCACCTCTGGCTGCCGATTTTCTGGATGCCTATCCTCTGGTGCGGCTCGAGCTCGTCAGTGGCGAAACCGTGATCGACCTGATTGAGGAACGGGCCGACATGGCCATCCGCATCGGCCCCCTGGCAGATTCCACCCTGAACGCCAGGCGCCTGGGAACAAGCCGTCTGCGCTTGCTGGCGTCCCCCGGATATCTGGCGCGCCATGGAACGCCAGATGGCATGGACATGCTTTCGCGGCATCGCCTGCTCGGCTTTACCGTGCCGACTTCATTAAATATCTGGCCCTTGCCGCAAGAGGGCGGCGATGGATTGCCGGTGCAGCCGGCCATTGCCGCCTCCAGCGGCGAGACCTTGCGGCATCTCGCATTAGCCAATGCGGGCATTGTTTGCCTGGCTGATTTCCTGACGCACAATGATGTGTCGAGTGGCCGCTTGATACCGATACTGGAAGCGGTGACATTGCCATGGACGCAGCCAGTGTGGGCGGTATTTTACAAACAGGGGGCGTTAGCCCCGCGCATTGCCGCCTTGGTCGATTTTTTGGCGCAAAGACTGGCATGCGGGATACTGGGCGAATGA
- a CDS encoding MFS transporter yields the protein MPLALWALTLSAFAIGTTEFVIVGLIPTIATSLGVSVPSAGLLVSLYAMGVAIGAPVLTALTGRMPRKRLLSGLMALFTIGNLLAWLTPSYEALMAARVLTGLTHGVFFSIGSTIATSLVPKEKAASAIALMFSGLTVALVTGVPLGTFIGQTFGWQSTFLAVSLLGLIAFVGTLFLLPNNIANGTPASLLTQLSVLKKPRLLLVYAMTALGYGGSFIAFTYLVPILQEVSGFSASSVSLVMLVYGVSVAFGNIWGGKLADKKGPVRALQTVFALLALVLLSLTFTASNAWLALATVLAWGAVAFGNVPGLQVYVVQQAKSSAPQAVDVASGLNIAAFNVGIAGGAWAGGLIVTQFGLLATPWIGAIVVTGALGLTTLAGRLDRQAGSRCATGPAAATAVH from the coding sequence ATGCCGCTCGCACTTTGGGCCTTGACGCTCAGCGCTTTTGCCATTGGGACAACCGAGTTTGTCATCGTTGGCCTCATTCCCACGATCGCCACCAGCCTTGGCGTATCCGTTCCTTCCGCCGGCCTGCTGGTCAGTCTTTATGCAATGGGGGTTGCCATCGGCGCCCCGGTGCTCACTGCGCTGACCGGTCGCATGCCGCGCAAGCGACTGCTGTCGGGCTTGATGGCCTTGTTCACGATCGGCAATCTGCTCGCATGGCTGACGCCCAGCTACGAAGCGCTCATGGCCGCCCGTGTCCTGACTGGATTGACGCACGGCGTGTTCTTTTCCATCGGATCGACCATTGCCACCAGCCTGGTGCCCAAAGAAAAGGCCGCCAGCGCGATTGCCCTCATGTTCTCCGGGCTGACGGTAGCGCTGGTCACCGGCGTACCGCTTGGCACGTTCATCGGCCAGACTTTTGGCTGGCAATCGACTTTCCTGGCCGTGTCGCTGCTTGGCTTGATTGCCTTTGTCGGCACCCTGTTTCTGCTGCCGAACAATATTGCCAATGGCACGCCGGCGTCCCTGTTGACCCAGCTATCCGTTCTGAAAAAGCCGCGCCTGTTGCTGGTTTATGCAATGACTGCGCTCGGGTATGGTGGCTCGTTCATCGCCTTTACCTACCTTGTACCGATCCTGCAGGAAGTATCGGGATTCTCCGCATCCAGCGTCAGCCTGGTGATGCTGGTATACGGGGTGTCGGTCGCCTTCGGCAACATCTGGGGCGGCAAGCTGGCCGACAAGAAAGGGCCTGTACGGGCGCTGCAGACTGTGTTTGCCTTGCTTGCGCTGGTGCTGTTGTCCCTGACCTTCACGGCTTCCAACGCCTGGCTGGCGCTGGCTACCGTATTGGCATGGGGTGCGGTTGCGTTCGGCAACGTGCCGGGCTTGCAGGTGTATGTGGTGCAGCAGGCCAAGTCCAGCGCGCCACAGGCGGTCGATGTGGCTTCCGGCCTGAATATCGCAGCGTTCAACGTTGGCATTGCCGGCGGCGCCTGGGCCGGCGGACTGATTGTCACCCAGTTCGGCTTGCTGGCCACCCCCTGGATCGGCGCGATCGTGGTGACCGGCGCGCTGGGCCTGACGACGCTGGCCGGCCGGCTCGATCGTCAGGCCGGCAGTCGCTGCGCAACTGGGCCAGCCGCAGCCACCGCGGTGCATTAA
- a CDS encoding MFS transporter, whose amino-acid sequence MTEFVMMGILPDLATGLHISIAEAGYLISAYALGVVIGAPILAGALAKQAPQRVLVWLMMLFTAFNALSAFSPDFHFLLISRFLAGLPHGAFFGVGAIVASRLADEGKAAAAVATMFAGLTVANIFGVPVGTYVGHNFSWRITFVVVAIIGLLTVISLKKWVPHIAPNRHASFRGDLKIFRNPRLWLAIAITAIGTGGFFAWFSYIAPLLTDVSMFAPRSIPLIMAVAGVGMTVGVLVGGKLADRVSPIKAITLLLGVMTVLLCLNGLLASSQPAMICLAFATGANALALGPPIQMLLIEHSKDAEMLGSSLGQSGFNIGNATGAFLGGIPLTLGYAYSSPQWVAAGLALSGGILSAWMLLKRGPRAPHDQHLRESTALSIVRAD is encoded by the coding sequence ATGACAGAATTCGTCATGATGGGCATATTGCCCGATCTCGCAACCGGTCTGCACATTTCGATTGCGGAAGCAGGTTACCTGATCTCGGCCTATGCCTTGGGTGTCGTCATCGGCGCGCCAATTCTGGCAGGCGCACTGGCGAAACAGGCGCCGCAGCGTGTCCTGGTCTGGCTCATGATGCTGTTTACCGCATTCAATGCGTTATCGGCGTTTTCTCCCGACTTCCACTTCCTGCTTATTTCCCGCTTTCTCGCCGGGTTGCCGCATGGCGCTTTTTTCGGCGTCGGTGCCATTGTGGCGAGCCGCCTGGCGGATGAGGGAAAAGCGGCGGCAGCAGTGGCGACGATGTTTGCCGGACTTACCGTTGCAAACATCTTCGGGGTCCCGGTCGGGACGTATGTCGGGCACAATTTCAGCTGGCGCATCACATTCGTCGTTGTTGCCATCATCGGGCTATTGACCGTCATCAGCCTGAAAAAATGGGTTCCCCATATTGCACCAAACAGGCATGCCAGCTTCCGCGGCGACCTGAAAATATTCCGCAACCCTAGGCTTTGGCTGGCCATCGCGATTACCGCCATCGGCACCGGAGGATTCTTCGCCTGGTTCAGCTATATTGCGCCATTGCTGACAGACGTCTCGATGTTTGCGCCGCGCTCAATTCCATTGATCATGGCTGTTGCCGGCGTCGGGATGACGGTCGGCGTGCTTGTCGGCGGCAAGCTGGCCGACAGGGTTTCGCCAATCAAGGCCATTACCCTCCTGCTGGGTGTGATGACGGTCCTGCTATGCCTGAATGGACTTCTGGCCAGCTCTCAACCCGCGATGATTTGTCTTGCATTTGCGACCGGCGCCAATGCCTTGGCGCTGGGGCCGCCGATACAGATGTTACTGATCGAGCATTCCAAAGACGCTGAAATGCTGGGATCCTCGCTAGGCCAGTCCGGCTTCAACATCGGCAATGCAACCGGCGCTTTCCTTGGAGGCATTCCTCTTACGCTCGGCTACGCGTATTCGTCACCGCAATGGGTTGCGGCAGGACTTGCGCTATCCGGCGGCATCTTGTCCGCATGGATGTTGCTCAAACGTGGGCCCCGCGCTCCGCATGACCAGCATTTGCGCGAATCCACAGCCCTGTCTATTGTGCGGGCTGATTGA
- a CDS encoding GNAT family N-acetyltransferase, with protein MPDPHDNVTDGEESSGAPVLCARHEGFDICLEGYDWELSRPDKMMEGLEDSRYADICGTDILAMAGVGWQFIADPVCFTAANQEKEVIASAWAAPMRTEDKHTGCNLTYAVDAKYEGRGLAKLLTAFAFLAADQMHPGMEFGNIECRTDNEGSIALATALGFMRYPEGDFSMPTVSAPKEIAFYGFRMEIDALRRSAHQVLEKKNMLAVLPLIQRTVPASQI; from the coding sequence ATGCCGGATCCGCACGACAATGTAACTGACGGGGAAGAAAGCAGCGGGGCACCCGTTCTCTGCGCACGGCATGAGGGCTTCGATATCTGCCTTGAAGGCTATGACTGGGAACTATCACGGCCGGACAAGATGATGGAAGGCCTGGAAGATAGCCGTTACGCGGATATTTGCGGTACAGATATCCTGGCCATGGCTGGTGTTGGATGGCAGTTCATTGCCGATCCCGTCTGCTTTACCGCTGCAAATCAAGAAAAAGAAGTTATTGCGAGCGCCTGGGCTGCCCCCATGCGTACCGAGGACAAGCACACGGGCTGCAACCTGACCTATGCGGTCGACGCGAAGTACGAAGGACGCGGCCTGGCAAAACTCCTGACAGCCTTTGCATTTCTCGCGGCTGACCAAATGCATCCGGGAATGGAGTTTGGCAATATCGAGTGCCGTACCGATAACGAAGGATCGATAGCGCTTGCCACAGCGCTTGGTTTCATGCGCTACCCCGAAGGGGATTTCTCGATGCCGACTGTTAGCGCGCCGAAGGAAATAGCATTTTATGGCTTTCGCATGGAGATCGACGCGCTCCGCCGTTCTGCACATCAAGTGCTGGAAAAAAAGAATATGCTGGCCGTGCTGCCGCTGATTCAGCGTACCGTGCCAGCATCGCAGATCTGA
- a CDS encoding 3-keto-5-aminohexanoate cleavage protein yields the protein MKKQRKVIITCAVTGGIHTPSMSPYLPVSAADIEEAAVGAIEAGAAIVHLHARNPEDGRPSQDTSLFRAFVPNIKARTNGIINITTGGAPGMSVEERLQPALQLQPELASLNMGSMNFGLYPMLNRFKQFRHAWEQGFLEATRDVVFRNTFQDIEHILRACGDNGTRFEFECYDTSHLYNLAHFLDRGLVKGPLFIQTVFGILGGIGTHADDVAHMKRTADRLFGDEYVWSVLGAGRAQMPIAATAAAQGGNVRVGLEDNLWEEAGKLSETNAAQVMRIRTILDALALEIATPEEARDMLALKGAGNTAF from the coding sequence ATGAAAAAACAGCGCAAAGTCATCATCACCTGTGCCGTCACCGGCGGCATCCATACACCGTCGATGTCACCCTACCTGCCGGTGAGCGCAGCCGATATCGAGGAAGCGGCGGTAGGCGCGATTGAAGCCGGCGCCGCAATCGTGCACCTGCACGCGCGCAACCCGGAAGATGGCAGGCCGTCGCAGGATACCAGCCTGTTTCGGGCATTTGTACCCAACATCAAGGCGCGCACCAACGGCATCATCAATATCACCACCGGCGGAGCGCCCGGCATGTCGGTCGAGGAGCGGCTGCAGCCAGCGCTCCAGCTGCAGCCGGAACTGGCGTCGCTGAACATGGGCTCGATGAACTTCGGGTTGTACCCGATGCTGAACCGATTCAAGCAATTTCGGCATGCCTGGGAGCAGGGCTTTCTGGAGGCGACGCGGGATGTGGTGTTTCGCAATACCTTCCAGGATATCGAACATATCCTGCGCGCCTGCGGCGACAATGGCACGCGCTTCGAATTCGAATGTTATGACACGTCGCACCTGTACAACCTGGCGCATTTCCTGGATCGCGGACTGGTAAAGGGGCCGCTGTTCATCCAGACGGTGTTCGGCATTCTCGGCGGCATCGGCACGCATGCCGATGATGTCGCGCACATGAAGCGCACGGCAGATCGCCTGTTTGGTGACGAGTATGTCTGGTCGGTGCTTGGCGCCGGGCGCGCGCAAATGCCGATTGCCGCCACTGCCGCGGCACAGGGCGGCAATGTGCGCGTCGGCCTGGAAGACAACCTGTGGGAAGAGGCAGGGAAGCTGTCAGAGACCAATGCGGCACAAGTGATGCGGATTCGCACCATCCTTGACGCGCTCGCACTCGAGATTGCCACGCCAGAGGAGGCACGTGACATGCTCGCGCTGAAGGGGGCAGGGAATACGGCGTTTTAA